A genomic window from Streptomyces sp. HUAS YS2 includes:
- a CDS encoding O-methyltransferase, with protein MRQLRGQERAITANRQTSWAFADAYVAEDEALRWARARAREAGLPSVSPGTGAALRLLAATADAKAVAEIGTGTGVSGIYLLHGMRPDGVLTTVDLEPERQQFAKTAFRAAGFAGNRARFIPGRALDVLPRLADGGYDLVFCDGDRLECLDYLAESLRLLRPGGLVCFEGMFADGRTVDSAAQPAEVLRVRELLRAIRESQELLPSLLPVGDGLLCAVRRP; from the coding sequence TTGCGCCAACTACGGGGACAGGAGAGGGCCATTACCGCCAACCGGCAGACGAGCTGGGCGTTCGCCGACGCCTACGTCGCCGAGGACGAAGCGCTGCGCTGGGCCCGTGCGCGGGCCCGGGAGGCAGGGCTGCCCTCGGTGTCGCCGGGCACCGGCGCCGCACTGCGGCTGCTCGCGGCCACGGCGGACGCGAAGGCGGTGGCCGAGATCGGTACCGGTACGGGCGTGTCGGGGATCTACCTGCTGCACGGGATGCGGCCGGACGGGGTCCTGACCACGGTGGATCTGGAGCCGGAGCGGCAGCAGTTCGCGAAGACGGCGTTCCGGGCGGCGGGTTTCGCGGGGAACCGGGCGCGGTTCATCCCCGGCCGCGCGCTCGACGTGTTGCCGCGGCTCGCGGACGGCGGGTACGACCTGGTGTTCTGCGACGGCGACCGGCTGGAGTGCCTGGACTACCTCGCTGAATCGTTGCGCCTGCTGCGGCCGGGCGGGCTGGTCTGCTTCGAGGGCATGTTCGCGGACGGCCGGACGGTGGACTCTGCGGCACAACCGGCGGAGGTGCTGCGAGTGCGCGAGCTGTTGCGCGCGATCCGGGAGAGCCAGGAGCTGCTGCCCTCACTGCTGCCGGTGGGCGACGGCCTGCTGTGCGCGGTGCGCCGGCCGTAG
- a CDS encoding magnesium and cobalt transport protein CorA, whose translation MSMIRDLRAAVRPSLRPSLRKTSTAYGAAGAPYDTTRDPSASSAVVDCAVYRDGRRVADHACLTPREAMRRVRDGGGFAWIGLHEPTEAEFAGIAAEFGLHPLAVEDAVHAHQRPKLERYDDTLFTVFKTIHYVEHAELTATSEVVETGEVMCFTGQDFVITVRHGGQGSLRNLRHRMEGEPELLSKGPSAVLHAIADHVVDGYIAVADAVELDIDQIEIDVFSPPAKGSTRGTDTGRIYQLKREVLEFKRAVTPLLRPMQLLSERPMRLVDPDIQKYFRDVADHLARVQEQVVGFDELLNSILQANLAQATVTQNEDMRKITSWAAIIAVPTAVCGVYGMNFDHMPELHWKYGYPIVLGGIAVICFAIHRTLKRNGWL comes from the coding sequence ATGTCGATGATCCGTGACCTGCGCGCCGCGGTCCGCCCCTCGCTGCGTCCGTCCCTCCGCAAGACGAGCACCGCGTACGGCGCCGCAGGCGCCCCGTACGACACCACCCGTGACCCGTCCGCCTCCAGCGCCGTCGTCGACTGCGCCGTCTACCGCGACGGGCGCCGAGTGGCGGACCACGCCTGCCTGACCCCGCGCGAGGCGATGCGCCGGGTACGTGACGGCGGCGGCTTCGCCTGGATCGGCCTGCACGAGCCGACCGAGGCCGAATTCGCCGGTATCGCCGCGGAGTTCGGGCTGCACCCGCTCGCCGTCGAGGACGCCGTCCACGCCCACCAGCGGCCGAAGCTGGAGCGTTACGACGACACCCTCTTCACCGTCTTCAAGACGATCCACTACGTCGAGCACGCCGAACTCACCGCCACCAGCGAGGTCGTCGAGACCGGCGAGGTGATGTGCTTCACCGGCCAGGACTTCGTCATCACCGTCCGGCACGGCGGGCAGGGCTCGCTGCGCAACCTGCGCCACCGCATGGAGGGCGAGCCAGAGCTGCTCTCCAAGGGCCCCTCGGCCGTGCTGCACGCGATCGCCGACCACGTCGTCGACGGCTACATCGCGGTGGCGGACGCGGTCGAGCTCGACATCGACCAGATCGAGATCGACGTCTTCTCGCCGCCGGCCAAGGGCTCCACGCGCGGCACCGACACCGGCCGGATCTACCAGCTCAAGCGCGAGGTACTGGAGTTCAAGCGGGCCGTCACCCCGCTGCTGCGCCCGATGCAGTTGCTGAGCGAGCGGCCGATGCGGCTGGTCGACCCGGACATCCAGAAGTACTTCCGGGACGTCGCCGATCACCTCGCGCGCGTCCAGGAGCAGGTCGTCGGCTTCGACGAGCTCCTGAACTCGATCCTCCAGGCCAACCTGGCGCAGGCGACCGTCACGCAGAACGAGGACATGCGCAAGATCACCTCATGGGCGGCCATCATCGCCGTCCCGACGGCGGTCTGCGGCGTGTACGGCATGAACTTCGACCACATGCCCGAGCTGCACTGGAAGTACGGCTACCCGATCGTGCTCGGCGGCATCGCCGTGATCTGTTTCGCCATCCACCGCACGCTGAAGCGGAACGGCTGGCTGTAG
- a CDS encoding magnesium transporter MgtE N-terminal domain-containing protein has translation MAAGAPRIFVSHLAGSQVFDPNGDQVGRVRDLVAMLRVGRRPPRLLGMVVEVLSRRRIFVPMTRITGVESGQVITTGVVNMRRFEQRPTERLVLGELLDRRVRLVETDEEVTVLDVAIQQLPARRDWEIDKVFVRRGKGGVLSRKGETLTVEWSAVTGFSLEEGAQGAESLVATFERMRPADLANVLHHLSPKRRAEVAAALDDDRLADVLEELPEDDQVEILGKLKEERAADVLEAMDPDDAADLLSELPEEDKERLLTLMRPDDAADVRRLMSYEERTAGGLMTTEPIVLRPDATVADALARVRQQDLSPALAAQVYVCRPPDETPTGKYLGTVHFQRLLRDPPFTLVSALLDSDLPPLAPDTPLPAVTGYLAAYNMVAAPVVDESGSLLGAVTVDDVLDHLLPEDWRETDFLTEGVSHG, from the coding sequence ATGGCGGCAGGCGCCCCCCGGATCTTCGTCTCGCACCTCGCCGGTTCCCAGGTCTTCGACCCCAACGGCGACCAGGTGGGCCGGGTCCGCGACCTCGTCGCCATGCTCCGCGTCGGCCGCCGCCCGCCCCGGCTGCTCGGCATGGTCGTCGAGGTGCTCAGCCGGCGCCGGATCTTCGTGCCCATGACCCGGATCACGGGCGTCGAGTCCGGCCAGGTGATCACGACCGGTGTGGTCAACATGCGGCGCTTCGAGCAGCGCCCGACCGAGCGGCTGGTGCTCGGCGAGCTGCTCGACCGGCGCGTCCGGCTGGTGGAGACGGACGAGGAGGTCACCGTCCTCGACGTGGCCATCCAGCAGCTGCCGGCCCGCCGCGACTGGGAGATCGACAAGGTCTTCGTCCGGCGCGGCAAGGGCGGGGTGCTGAGCCGCAAGGGCGAGACGCTGACCGTCGAGTGGTCGGCGGTGACCGGCTTCTCGCTGGAGGAGGGCGCGCAGGGCGCCGAGAGCCTGGTCGCCACCTTCGAGCGGATGCGCCCGGCCGACCTCGCCAACGTGCTGCACCACCTCTCCCCGAAGCGGCGCGCCGAGGTCGCCGCCGCGCTCGACGACGACCGGCTCGCCGACGTCCTGGAGGAGCTGCCGGAGGACGACCAGGTCGAGATCCTCGGCAAGCTCAAGGAGGAGCGGGCCGCGGACGTCCTGGAGGCCATGGACCCGGACGACGCGGCGGACCTGCTCTCCGAGCTGCCCGAGGAGGACAAGGAGCGGCTGCTGACGCTGATGCGGCCGGACGACGCCGCCGACGTGCGCCGCCTGATGTCGTACGAGGAGCGGACCGCGGGCGGCCTGATGACCACCGAGCCGATCGTGCTGCGGCCGGACGCCACGGTCGCCGACGCGCTCGCCCGGGTGCGCCAGCAGGACCTCTCCCCCGCGCTCGCCGCCCAGGTGTACGTGTGCCGGCCGCCGGACGAGACGCCGACCGGCAAGTACCTCGGCACCGTGCACTTCCAGCGGCTGCTCCGGGACCCGCCGTTCACGCTCGTCAGCGCGCTCCTGGACAGCGACCTGCCGCCGCTCGCCCCGGACACCCCGCTGCCCGCCGTGACCGGCTATCTCGCCGCGTACAACATGGTCGCGGCGCCGGTGGTGGACGAGAGCGGCTCGCTGCTCGGCGCGGTGACCGTCGACGACGTGCTCGACCACCTGCTGCCGGAGGACTGGCGGGAGACGGACTTCCTGACGGAGGGGGTGTCCCATGGCTGA
- a CDS encoding Mrp/NBP35 family ATP-binding protein — MATEDAVLEALATVNDPEINKPITELGMVKSVEIGDDGKVAVTVYLTVSGCPMRDTITQRVTDAVSRVEGVTGVDVSLDVMSDEQRKELAAALRGTTAEREVPFAKPGSLTRVYAVASGKGGVGKSSVTVNLAAAMAADGLKVGVVDADIYGHSVPRMLGVDGRPTQVENMIMPPSANGVKVISIGMFTPGNAPVVWRGPMLHRALQQFLADVYWGDLDVLLLDLPPGTGDIAISVAQLVPNAEILVVTTPQQAAAEVAERAGSIAVQTHQKIVGVVENMSGLPCPHCDEMVDVFGTGGGQKVADGLTKTTGATVPVLGSIPIDVRLREGGDEGKPVVITDPDSPAGSALRAIAGKLGGRQRGLSGMSLGITPKNKF; from the coding sequence ATGGCTACGGAAGACGCGGTGCTCGAAGCACTGGCGACGGTGAACGACCCCGAGATCAACAAACCGATCACCGAGCTCGGCATGGTCAAGTCGGTGGAGATCGGAGACGACGGCAAGGTCGCCGTCACGGTCTACCTCACCGTCTCCGGCTGCCCGATGCGCGACACGATCACCCAGCGCGTGACGGACGCCGTCTCCCGCGTCGAGGGCGTGACCGGCGTCGACGTCTCGCTCGACGTGATGAGCGACGAACAGCGCAAGGAGCTGGCGGCGGCGCTGCGCGGCACCACCGCCGAGCGCGAGGTGCCGTTCGCGAAGCCCGGCTCGCTGACCCGGGTGTACGCGGTCGCCTCCGGCAAGGGTGGCGTCGGCAAGTCCTCCGTGACCGTGAACCTGGCCGCCGCGATGGCGGCGGACGGCCTGAAGGTCGGCGTCGTCGACGCGGACATCTACGGCCACAGCGTGCCGCGGATGCTGGGCGTGGACGGGCGTCCGACCCAGGTCGAGAACATGATCATGCCGCCGTCCGCGAACGGTGTGAAGGTCATCTCCATCGGCATGTTCACCCCGGGCAACGCGCCGGTCGTGTGGCGCGGCCCGATGCTGCACCGCGCGCTCCAGCAGTTCCTCGCGGACGTGTACTGGGGCGACCTGGACGTCCTGCTGCTCGACCTGCCCCCGGGCACGGGCGACATCGCGATCTCGGTCGCGCAGCTGGTGCCGAACGCGGAGATCCTGGTGGTCACGACGCCTCAGCAGGCCGCCGCGGAGGTCGCGGAGCGGGCCGGCTCGATCGCCGTCCAGACCCACCAGAAGATCGTCGGCGTCGTCGAGAACATGTCCGGGCTGCCGTGTCCGCACTGCGACGAGATGGTCGACGTGTTCGGCACGGGCGGCGGCCAGAAGGTCGCTGACGGCCTGACGAAGACCACCGGCGCGACGGTGCCGGTGCTCGGCTCGATCCCGATCGACGTCCGCCTGCGCGAAGGCGGCGACGAGGGCAAGCCGGTCGTCATCACCGACCCCGACTCCCCGGCGGGCTCCGCCCTCCGCGCCATCGCCGGCAAGCTCGGCGGCCGCCAGCGAGGCCTCTCCGGCATGAGCCTGGGCATCACCCCGAAGAACAAGTTCTGA
- a CDS encoding anti-sigma factor family protein: protein MSSSSPSGPTPVEHHLGDRLAALVDGELGHDARERVLAHLATCPKCKAEADAQRSLKNVFAQAAPPPPSEGLLARLQGLPGGPGDPGGDGGGRGPFDAVGGIFGVRGDGVGGVRTDGFATAAPVDPYSGFRIHEVGRPAQDRSAWRGRRFAFAAASAVSFAAIALGGALPLEAAVEANARGEGTGASVTPLRSGGGAQGAGTGTGSTGTVTGTGTGVTVGTPTNRSARSAERPTPAMLNAARINAATTVQLQAPATPLLGLSPLIRPTGSALQSAFAPAFPPTATPEPTRLTAPTRPSDPLPSPR from the coding sequence GTGAGCAGCTCCAGCCCGTCAGGCCCCACCCCCGTGGAACACCACCTGGGGGACCGGCTCGCCGCGCTCGTCGACGGCGAACTCGGTCATGACGCCCGCGAGCGGGTCCTCGCCCACCTCGCGACGTGTCCCAAGTGCAAGGCCGAGGCCGACGCCCAGCGCAGCCTCAAGAACGTGTTCGCGCAGGCCGCGCCGCCTCCCCCCTCCGAGGGGCTGCTCGCGCGCCTTCAAGGACTGCCCGGCGGACCGGGCGACCCGGGCGGTGACGGCGGGGGCCGAGGGCCCTTCGACGCCGTCGGCGGGATCTTCGGCGTCCGCGGCGACGGCGTCGGCGGCGTCCGTACGGACGGTTTCGCCACCGCAGCCCCGGTCGATCCGTACTCCGGCTTCCGCATCCACGAGGTCGGGCGGCCCGCCCAGGACCGCTCAGCGTGGCGCGGCCGGCGGTTCGCCTTCGCGGCGGCCAGCGCGGTGTCCTTCGCGGCGATCGCCCTCGGCGGCGCGCTGCCGCTGGAGGCTGCCGTCGAGGCGAACGCGCGCGGAGAAGGCACCGGCGCCTCGGTGACCCCGCTGCGGTCCGGCGGCGGCGCCCAAGGCGCCGGTACGGGTACGGGCAGCACCGGCACCGTTACCGGCACCGGCACCGGCGTCACGGTCGGTACACCGACGAACCGCAGCGCCCGGTCCGCGGAGCGGCCGACCCCGGCCATGCTCAACGCGGCCCGGATCAACGCGGCCACGACCGTGCAGCTCCAGGCCCCGGCCACCCCGCTGCTCGGGCTGTCCCCGCTGATACGGCCCACCGGGTCCGCGCTCCAGTCGGCGTTCGCACCCGCGTTCCCGCCGACCGCGACCCCCGAACCGACCCGACTGACCGCTCCGACCCGGCCGAGCGACCCGCTCCCGTCCCCCCGCTGA
- a CDS encoding suppressor of fused domain protein, producing the protein MGDVLALVEARLRTALGEPDARAAVTFLGTDRIEVLRFGTGDLVRYATLGMSGQPMADPTAMLADPVKGPRAELVLTVRGGLADTDKVLRPLAVLAASPQVEGVVVAPGASLDVGEPLWPGAPFSSVLVAESGGLVEDLELDDPMDPVRFLPLLPMTPNEAAWKRVHGAQALEERWLTNGTDLRDPLRRSVTLD; encoded by the coding sequence ATGGGAGATGTTCTTGCTCTGGTCGAGGCCCGGCTGCGTACGGCGCTCGGCGAACCCGACGCACGGGCCGCGGTGACCTTCCTCGGGACCGACCGGATCGAGGTGCTCCGGTTCGGCACGGGCGACCTGGTCCGGTACGCCACCCTCGGCATGTCCGGGCAGCCGATGGCCGACCCGACCGCGATGCTCGCCGATCCGGTGAAGGGTCCGCGCGCGGAGCTGGTCCTGACGGTGCGCGGCGGGCTCGCCGACACGGACAAGGTGCTCCGGCCGCTGGCGGTGCTCGCGGCCTCGCCCCAGGTCGAGGGTGTGGTCGTGGCCCCGGGCGCCTCGCTGGACGTCGGTGAACCGCTGTGGCCCGGGGCGCCGTTCAGCTCGGTCCTGGTCGCCGAGTCCGGCGGCCTGGTGGAGGACCTGGAGCTGGACGACCCGATGGACCCGGTGCGGTTCCTGCCGCTGCTGCCGATGACGCCCAACGAGGCGGCCTGGAAGCGGGTGCACGGGGCGCAGGCGCTCGAGGAGCGCTGGCTGACGAACGGCACGGACCTGCGCGACCCCCTGCGGCGGTCCGTGACGTTGGACTGA
- a CDS encoding DUF1003 domain-containing protein gives MAERAQERDRERSLPRIRLDLPRERRVRLLPEYDPEAFGRLSERIARFLGTGRFLVWMTLTVIVWIGWNVFAPPSLRFDEYPFIFLTLALSLQASYAAPLILLAQNRQDDRDRVNLEQDRKQNERSIADTEYLTREIAALRMGLGEVATRDWIRSELQDLLKDLEGRRDLFPPDGNPRSDVPDR, from the coding sequence ATGGCTGAGCGTGCCCAGGAGCGGGACCGGGAGCGGTCCTTGCCGCGTATCCGGCTCGACCTGCCGCGCGAGCGGCGGGTGCGGCTGCTGCCGGAGTACGACCCGGAGGCCTTCGGCCGGCTCTCGGAGCGGATCGCCCGCTTCCTCGGCACGGGCAGGTTCCTGGTCTGGATGACGCTGACGGTCATCGTCTGGATCGGGTGGAACGTGTTCGCGCCGCCCTCGCTGCGGTTCGACGAGTATCCGTTCATCTTCCTGACCCTGGCCCTGTCGCTGCAGGCCTCGTACGCGGCCCCGCTGATCCTGCTCGCGCAGAACCGGCAGGACGACCGGGACCGGGTCAACCTGGAGCAGGACCGCAAGCAGAACGAGCGGTCGATCGCCGACACCGAGTACCTGACCAGGGAGATCGCGGCGCTGCGGATGGGCCTCGGTGAGGTCGCGACCCGGGACTGGATCCGCTCGGAGCTCCAGGACCTGCTCAAGGACCTGGAGGGCCGCCGGGATCTATTCCCGCCGGACGGCAATCCCCGGAGTGACGTACCCGACCGCTGA
- the sigE gene encoding RNA polymerase sigma factor SigE: MVGAPLDTTRADRGGAAAPVDRGGVLRRLLRSAGEPKSVTDTADRFRTADSAPTTATFATDAESQAWTPPTWEEIVSTHSGRVYRLAYRLTGNQHDAEDLTQEVFVRVFRSLSTYTPGTFEGWLHRITTNLFLDMVRRKQRIRFDALGDDAAERLPSREPSPQQAFNDTHFDADVQQALDTLAPEFRAAVVLCDIEGLSYEEIAATLGVKLGTVRSRIHRGRSHLRKALQHRSPEARAERAYAAVGWEGGTA, translated from the coding sequence ATGGTAGGGGCTCCACTGGACACCACCAGAGCCGACAGGGGAGGTGCGGCTGCGCCTGTGGATCGGGGAGGAGTGCTTCGGCGTCTTCTCAGGTCGGCGGGTGAGCCGAAATCCGTGACCGACACCGCTGACCGTTTCCGCACCGCCGACTCCGCACCCACCACCGCGACCTTCGCCACGGACGCGGAATCGCAGGCGTGGACTCCGCCCACATGGGAGGAGATCGTCAGCACGCACAGTGGCCGCGTCTACCGTCTCGCCTACCGCCTCACCGGCAATCAGCACGACGCCGAGGACCTCACGCAGGAGGTCTTCGTCCGGGTCTTCCGCTCGCTGTCGACGTACACGCCCGGCACCTTCGAGGGCTGGCTGCACCGCATCACCACGAACCTGTTCCTCGACATGGTCCGCCGCAAGCAGCGCATCCGGTTCGACGCGCTCGGCGACGACGCGGCGGAGCGGCTGCCCAGCCGCGAGCCGTCCCCGCAGCAGGCGTTCAACGACACCCACTTCGACGCGGACGTGCAGCAGGCGCTGGACACCCTCGCGCCCGAGTTCCGTGCCGCGGTCGTCCTCTGTGACATCGAGGGCCTGTCGTACGAGGAGATCGCCGCGACCCTGGGCGTGAAGCTCGGCACCGTCCGCAGCCGCATCCACCGCGGCCGGTCCCACCTGCGCAAGGCCCTGCAGCACCGTTCCCCGGAGGCCCGCGCGGAGCGCGCGTACGCCGCCGTCGGCTGGGAGGGCGGAACCGCGTGA
- a CDS encoding sec-independent translocase, with product MFNDIGILELATLVVLAVLIFGPDKLPKVIQDVAGFIRKVRSFSESAKQDIRSELGPEFKDFEFEDLNPKTYLRKQLEKDGDLKELKDLRDSFDLRKEMNDVADAVNSTEPEPSSVPAAVNGSPDLTKKTDKPDGGDRPPFDADAT from the coding sequence GTGTTCAACGACATCGGCATACTCGAGCTGGCGACGCTCGTTGTCCTCGCCGTGCTGATTTTCGGCCCGGACAAGCTGCCGAAGGTCATCCAGGACGTGGCGGGCTTCATCCGCAAGGTCCGGAGCTTCTCCGAGAGCGCCAAGCAGGACATCCGCAGCGAGCTCGGGCCCGAGTTCAAGGACTTCGAGTTCGAGGACCTGAACCCGAAGACGTACCTGCGCAAGCAGCTCGAGAAGGACGGCGACCTCAAGGAGCTCAAGGACCTCCGCGACAGCTTCGACCTCCGCAAGGAGATGAACGACGTCGCCGACGCGGTGAACTCCACCGAGCCCGAGCCGTCGTCCGTACCGGCCGCGGTCAACGGCTCGCCGGACCTGACGAAGAAGACCGACAAGCCCGACGGGGGCGACCGCCCGCCGTTCGACGCCGACGCCACCTGA
- a CDS encoding DUF3117 domain-containing protein gives MAAMKPRTGDGPLEVTKEGRGIVMRVPLEGGGRLVVELTPDEADALGDALKKVVG, from the coding sequence ATGGCGGCCATGAAGCCGCGGACGGGCGACGGCCCGCTCGAGGTGACCAAGGAGGGGCGGGGCATTGTCATGCGCGTTCCGCTCGAAGGCGGCGGTCGGCTTGTCGTCGAGCTGACCCCGGACGAGGCCGACGCTCTCGGCGACGCCCTGAAGAAGGTCGTCGGCTGA
- a CDS encoding enoyl-CoA hydratase/isomerase family protein, with the protein MADTVLYEVSDGLATITLNRPEAMNAMNVAAKVALRDAAETAAADSAVRAVLLTATGRAFCVGQDLKEHVGLLMSDKESGTNATMNTVRDHYNPIVRALTSMKKPVVAGVNGVAAGAGFGFALAADYRVVADTASFNTSFAGVALTADSGMSWTLPRLIGASRASDLLLFPRSITAQEAYELGIVNRLVPAADLATEAAAVARALAEGPTVSYAALKESLAYGADHSLAEALEKEDELQTKAGASEDHTIAVQAFLAKEKPKYLGR; encoded by the coding sequence ATGGCCGACACCGTGCTGTACGAGGTGAGCGACGGGCTCGCCACGATCACGCTCAACCGGCCCGAGGCCATGAACGCGATGAACGTGGCGGCGAAGGTCGCGCTCCGGGACGCGGCGGAGACCGCGGCCGCGGATTCGGCCGTTCGGGCGGTGCTGCTGACGGCGACGGGCCGGGCGTTCTGCGTGGGCCAGGACCTCAAGGAGCACGTGGGCCTGCTGATGTCGGACAAGGAGTCCGGCACCAACGCGACGATGAACACGGTCCGGGACCACTACAACCCGATCGTGCGCGCGCTGACCAGCATGAAGAAGCCGGTGGTGGCGGGCGTGAACGGCGTCGCGGCGGGCGCGGGCTTCGGGTTCGCGCTGGCGGCGGACTACCGCGTCGTGGCGGACACCGCGTCGTTCAACACCTCGTTCGCCGGGGTCGCGCTGACCGCGGACTCGGGCATGTCGTGGACGCTGCCGCGGCTGATCGGCGCGAGCCGGGCCTCCGACCTGCTGCTCTTCCCGCGCTCGATCACGGCGCAGGAGGCGTACGAGCTGGGCATCGTCAACCGTCTCGTCCCCGCGGCCGACCTGGCGACCGAGGCCGCCGCGGTCGCCCGCGCCCTGGCCGAGGGCCCGACGGTCTCCTACGCGGCCCTCAAGGAGTCCCTGGCCTACGGCGCGGACCACTCCCTGGCGGAGGCCCTGGAGAAGGAGGACGAACTCCAGACCAAGGCCGGCGCCTCGGAGGACCACACCATCGCCGTCCAGGCCTTCCTCGCCAAGGAGAAGCCCAAGTACCTGGGCCGCTGA
- a CDS encoding S1C family serine protease: MDDGKTTGRKPKWWSRPTSAPAPEAGAEPAIPEPAADTPPEPAPEPAPASDTDGDFTLAAPAAQAPEAPESVAAPAAEPADAAPQPQTATTSLEKTPAPEPVPEPVPAPEQPEPVPVTDADVDAVPVSEPYRPAGQPLHQPDEYRTPPYGGPGPWAPAPPVQRPVPPQGQPPVPPQGQPPAPPQGPGPVPPQPPAPVPPQPPAPMPAAAPAPVTAASPWVQYDPWSTPAGLATPPAAAVPSSKARRGIGFVGALVIALATGIVGGGVGAYIERNGGLTTIELPQAEAEDTGRAPDSVAGIAASALPSVVTIHVKGGGSSGTGTGFVLDDQGHILTNNHVVDPAGSAGDISVTFSGGETAEAKLVGKDSGYDLAVVKVSGVSNLKPLPLGNSDNVRVGDPVVAIGAPFDLQNTVTSGIISAKERPITAGGEKGDGSDISYVDALQTDAPINPGNSGGPLVDSKARVIGINSAIRAAGNGSSPTSGQSGSIGLGFAIPINQGKRVAEELINTGKATHPVIGVSLDMQYDGDGAKVGEKGKDNSPAVTPGGPAAKAGIRPGDVITKVDGQRVHNGEELIVKIRAHRPGDRLELTLLRGGNELAKSLTLGSAQGT; this comes from the coding sequence ATGGACGACGGGAAGACGACCGGCCGGAAGCCGAAGTGGTGGAGCCGGCCGACGAGTGCACCCGCGCCGGAGGCAGGGGCGGAGCCCGCGATACCGGAACCGGCGGCCGACACGCCGCCGGAGCCCGCGCCCGAGCCCGCCCCCGCCTCGGACACGGACGGCGACTTCACCCTGGCAGCCCCGGCCGCTCAGGCGCCGGAGGCACCGGAGAGCGTCGCGGCCCCGGCTGCGGAGCCCGCCGACGCGGCCCCGCAGCCGCAGACGGCGACCACCAGCCTGGAGAAGACGCCCGCACCGGAGCCTGTGCCGGAGCCCGTACCCGCTCCGGAGCAGCCCGAGCCCGTCCCCGTCACGGATGCCGACGTCGACGCCGTGCCGGTCTCGGAGCCGTACCGACCGGCCGGGCAGCCGCTGCACCAGCCGGACGAGTACCGCACCCCGCCCTACGGCGGCCCCGGCCCCTGGGCGCCCGCCCCGCCCGTCCAGCGGCCCGTCCCGCCGCAGGGCCAGCCCCCTGTACCGCCGCAGGGCCAGCCCCCCGCCCCGCCGCAGGGCCCGGGGCCCGTGCCGCCGCAGCCGCCCGCCCCCGTGCCGCCGCAGCCGCCCGCCCCGATGCCCGCCGCTGCCCCCGCGCCCGTGACCGCAGCCTCGCCATGGGTGCAGTACGACCCGTGGAGCACGCCCGCCGGCCTGGCGACGCCGCCCGCGGCGGCCGTCCCGTCCTCGAAGGCCCGCCGCGGCATCGGCTTCGTCGGCGCGCTCGTCATCGCGCTCGCCACCGGCATCGTCGGCGGCGGAGTCGGCGCGTACATCGAGCGCAACGGCGGCCTCACCACCATCGAGCTCCCGCAGGCCGAGGCCGAGGACACCGGCCGCGCGCCGGACAGCGTCGCCGGCATCGCCGCGAGCGCGCTGCCCAGCGTCGTCACCATCCACGTGAAGGGCGGCGGCTCCTCCGGCACCGGCACGGGCTTCGTGCTCGACGACCAGGGCCACATCCTCACCAACAACCACGTCGTCGACCCGGCCGGCAGCGCCGGCGACATCTCGGTGACCTTCAGCGGCGGCGAGACGGCCGAGGCGAAGCTCGTCGGCAAGGACAGCGGCTACGACCTCGCGGTCGTGAAGGTCAGCGGCGTGTCCAACCTCAAGCCGCTGCCGCTCGGGAACTCCGACAACGTCCGCGTCGGCGACCCGGTCGTGGCCATCGGCGCCCCGTTCGACCTCCAGAACACCGTCACCTCCGGCATCATCAGCGCCAAGGAGCGGCCGATCACCGCCGGCGGCGAGAAGGGCGACGGCAGCGACATCAGCTACGTCGACGCCCTGCAGACCGACGCGCCGATCAACCCCGGCAACTCCGGCGGCCCGCTGGTCGACTCCAAGGCCCGGGTCATCGGCATCAACAGCGCCATACGCGCCGCCGGGAACGGCTCCAGCCCGACCAGCGGCCAGTCCGGCTCCATCGGCCTCGGCTTCGCCATCCCGATCAACCAGGGCAAGCGCGTCGCCGAGGAGCTGATCAACACCGGCAAGGCCACCCACCCCGTCATCGGTGTGAGCCTCGACATGCAGTACGACGGCGACGGAGCCAAGGTCGGCGAGAAGGGCAAGGACAACAGCCCGGCCGTCACGCCCGGCGGCCCGGCCGCGAAGGCGGGCATCCGCCCCGGCGACGTCATCACCAAGGTCGACGGGCAGCGGGTGCACAACGGCGAGGAGCTGATCGTGAAGATCCGCGCCCACCGGCCCGGCGACCGGCTGGAGCTGACGCTGCTGCGCGGGGGCAACGAGCTGGCCAAGTCGTTGACGCTCGGTTCCGCGCAGGGCACCTGA